The sequence CCGATGAGGAACACGGTCTCCACGCCCTGGAGCGCGGGCCCGAGCGTGTCCGGCTCGGCCAGATCGAGCGTCACCGCCCGTCCGCCCGACCCGGTCACCTCGGCCGTGGCGCGCGGATCACGGTAGGCCGCCCGCGCGGCCACGCCGTCGGCGTGAAGACGAGCGAGCAGAGCCGTTCCGACATTTCCGCTCGCGCCGGTCACCAGAATCATCGTCACATCCCCCTAGCGGTGCGGTTGCGTACCGTCGGCCACCCTAGACGGAGTGCCTGAAGCGGCTCCGGTACTCCGTCGGGGTCGTGTTGAGCCTGCGCCTGAACGCCCGGATCAGCGTGTCGACGGTGCCGAAACCGCAGACGGACGCGACGCGTTCGAGGGTCTCGGCGGTGGTTTCCAGCCGGTTGCGGGCCACTTCGACGCGGGCGGACTCGATGTAGGCGGCCGGGGTTGTGCCGAGTTCGGTCTTGAAGATCCGGGTGAGCTGCCGTTCGCTGACGTGGGCGTGCTCGGCGAGGTCGGTGATGGTCAGGGGACGGGCGATGTTCTGGGTGATGTGGTGGCGCAGGCCGGCCATGCGCCGGGTGGTCGAGACCGGCTCGATGGGGACGCTGAACTGGCTCTGCCCGCTGGGCCGTTTCAGGTACATCACGAGCTGCCGGGCCACCCGCAGCGCCACGGCCTCGCCGAAGTCCTCGGAGACCAGGGCGAGGGAGAGATCGAGACAGGCGGTGATGCCCGCCCCGGTCCACACGTCGCCCGCCCGGATGAAGATGGGGTCGGCGTCGACCTCGACGGCCGGATGGTCGGCGGCGAGCTGCTGCGCGGTCGACCAGTGCGTGGTGGCGCGCTTGCCGTCCAGCAGACCGGCGGCGGCGAGGAGGTGCGCGCCCACACAGACGGACGCCACGCGCCGGGACCGGCCGGCGAGTTCCTTCACCCGGCCGACCACGGCCGGGTCGGTCAGGGCGTGCACCCGCCGCTGGTCGTCGATGTCGACCGAGCCGGGAACCATCAGGGTGTCGATCCTCTTCCCGGACACCTCCCGGAAGGTGATGTCGGGCAGGACGCGCACCCCGGCCGAGGTGGTGACGGGGTCCATGGTCTCGGCGGCCAGGACGACGTGATACCCCGTCTCGTCGTCGGTCTCCCGCCGCAGCAGGGCGAACACCTCCGGGGGACCGGTGACGTCGAGCAGGTCCACGCCGTCGAAGAGGACGACGACGATCAGCCGTTCCACGCTGCCCAAGGGGGACTCCGTCCGACGCTGGAGAAGGGGTGTCCGTATCTGCAAGTTACATGACATTGCTGCCATGCGGGGCGGCTCCTAGCGTGGAGTCCGGCCGCCGAGGAGTGGCCACGACCTTCCGACGCACAGACCCAGAAGGGGCGGCAATGCCTACCACGACCCTCCGTGAACTCAACGGCTTCGACCAGACCCCGGCCTCGCTGGCCGACGCCACACTGATCCTGATCGACTACCAGAACACCTACACCCGTGGCGTGATGGAGCTGGAGGGATGGGAGCCCGCCCTGGACGCCGCCGCCGACCTCCTCGCCCGCGCCCGTGCCGCCGGTGCGAAGGTCGTCCACGTCATCAACGACGGCGGCGAGGGCACCCCGTACGACATCCGGGCCGAGATCGGCCGGATCCACCCCCGGGTCGCCCCGGCCGACG is a genomic window of Streptomyces griseochromogenes containing:
- a CDS encoding GlxA family transcriptional regulator; translation: MGSVERLIVVVLFDGVDLLDVTGPPEVFALLRRETDDETGYHVVLAAETMDPVTTSAGVRVLPDITFREVSGKRIDTLMVPGSVDIDDQRRVHALTDPAVVGRVKELAGRSRRVASVCVGAHLLAAAGLLDGKRATTHWSTAQQLAADHPAVEVDADPIFIRAGDVWTGAGITACLDLSLALVSEDFGEAVALRVARQLVMYLKRPSGQSQFSVPIEPVSTTRRMAGLRHHITQNIARPLTITDLAEHAHVSERQLTRIFKTELGTTPAAYIESARVEVARNRLETTAETLERVASVCGFGTVDTLIRAFRRRLNTTPTEYRSRFRHSV